A region of the Silene latifolia isolate original U9 population chromosome 9, ASM4854445v1, whole genome shotgun sequence genome:
TGTTTGGAATCCCCTCGAATTCGCTAGGCTATTGCTCCCTACTTATTTTAAGCATAACAACTTCTCCAGCTTCATTCGCCAGCTCAACACGTATGTATGTATGTCTGTCTCTCTTTACATGTTTTGTATGGATCTTAATTCTCAGATTAGCTCTGGAACTACCACCCACTTGCTTATTTCAATCAAACTAGAGATGCTTCATGTAATAACAAGATCCAACAACTATGCTTTCAATTCAATgtttagtactccctccgtcccccCTTATTTGCTTACCTTTGcggaccaaggaaagaggagagttTGGATGATCAAATTGCCCAACAAAGGCATTACCGAAAtcgaaaggtaaacaattgactttGACACCAAAAAATGGAAAAGTTAATCAAATGACCgggaacggagggagtaatttGTTATATTCTCATCAATCAATAATAGTGCCTTTGTTTTATAAATGACTTTCATTTTATATCCTGCTACATCTAATTTCTTCTCAAATATGGACTACTAGTTCGTAATCTTTTCGCTGTGATTTAAGGTCGCAATTTTTATGATGGGCTACTTTTACTGTGTTTCTTTCTTGATTAAGGGTCTTAATTTTTAATATTGTTTACTCAAATAATTAAAATGTAATTTGTCATGGGAGTTGTTAGTGGCTGACTTACTTACCACCACCCTTTTAATAAGTGGACCAGTGAATTGCGAAATGGCATCTCACTGTTAATAATATGTCGAGTTTTCtggtcatttcgatttttgagatTATTTTTATGCCTGTGCGTCTGGGTGTACGCCTGTGACACAAGATAGACCCTGAGAGATGATtctctgtgtgtgtgtgtgtgtgtaaaaTTTCTCTATTCGGTGAATGGTGTCGACATTCAAGTTACCAGATGGCTGAAATTAGCCTGGTCTCTGCTCTGCTATAGGTTAAATTAACCATACAGATGTATTAAagagagaatttgtgttttgaCAGGGATTTCACAAGATAGATCCCGAGAGATGGGAGTTCCAAAACGAGGAATTTGTGAAAGATAAAAAACATCTTTTGAAGAATATCCATCGCAGAAAGCCTATCCACAGCCACAGTCATCCGCCACCTGATCCCGAAAGAGCAGCATTTGAGGAAGAGATAGAAAAGCTCACGCGTGAAAAAAACGAGTTGGATGCCAAGGTATCAAGTTTTAGGATGCGGGAATGTTTAGTAAAGTCACACCTTGAAGATATTAGACAACGGTTATCGGGTATGGACCAAAGACAAGAAAACTTGCTAACCCTCTTGCACAAGTCAGTCCAAAATCCTGCTTTTGTTGAACATCTTTCTCAGAAGATAGAAGCAATGGACCTCTCGGCATATAACAAAAAAAGACGATTGCCTCAAGCTGATAACATCCTGCCAGTTCCCGAGAATTATTTGCCAGACAATCAAAGCCATGGTAAACATGATGTTTCAACTGTTTACCAGCAAGATATGTCTAATAAACTCAAGTTGGAGTTGTCAACAGCAGTTTCAAATATAAATTTGGTCTCAAATAGCACACATAGCTCTAATGAAGACTGGGCAAGTCCCCCAAGGAAATCACTGGCAGTAGAATTGGATGATGCCGAAATGGAAATGAACACTCTTCCTTTCGCCACAGAGACATTACCACCCTCAGAGCCTGAAACATGCCTGGCATTTAAGATGGATACATCATTGTCCGACAAATTTGGAACCAAAGAGTTACCGTCTTTGCAACCAAGCATCGTGCTTTCAGAAGAAGGTGAAGGGCATATTTGTTGCCAATTGAATCTTTCCTTGGCGTCATCTTCAATCCAAGTCGATCAAAATGCTTCTTCAGGACGAGTAACCCAAACCCAAATGGACGTGGATGTTGGTGGGGCCATTGAGATGAGACCCTATTCCAGTGGAGAAAGTAGAGATGAAATTAGGTCATCTTTAAAGGAGAATAATCCCCTTAATAGTACTGTGAAAAATAACAAGGATACAATGCCAGCTGGACCACCTCGTGTCAATGACGTATTTTGGGAGCAGTTCTTGACTGAGAGACCGGGAACGTCAGGTGCAGAAGAGGCATCTTCCAGTTATAGGGCTCTTCCTAGTGATGAGCAAGAAGAAAAGGAGTCAAGCCATGGGATGTCTAAAACTGCAAAGAACTTAGGTAAGCTCACTCTTTGAGTGGAGACATTGTATATAAATAAACAGGTAAAATATGTAGTAATTCCTCTTTAAGAGTAAAGACTGTCCATATAAATTGGTAAAAGACGTGGTAGTTCCTCAGAAATACTTGTACTTTTACGCCGTTCTGCTAGTGGTTGATAAACTTATTACTTACGACGTTGTTCAAGTTATATGTTTTCTTTATTCCATATTCTGGGGAGTGAATATTAATTTTACAATTCGTTTGTGTGAGAGAAGCTGTAGGAAATGTTGAGTGCATATTAATTTTACAATTCCTTTTGTGTGAGAGAAGCTGTAGGAAATGTTCCATTGTAAATGATACAAAAATTACTCGAATGAATAAGATTCGTAGGGTTGCAGCGGAAACTTTCAGATTGAACAGTTGGACGATCTGTGTGTTTAAGTTTCTGGTACGAATTTGTTGAAAATAACAGTCTTGGGAACTGTATGTTAATGATTTCGGATCtggtaatttttatgtgttttttatttatttattttataaacgAAACAAAGTAACAAAGGATATTTGCCTCGAAGTTGTGAAGAAATCGAATCAATAGGATATTTAttcgatctagacctatagaacGAATAATGGTGAGAACGACCAAGACCTATATTGATTGCTACTCGTGTTAatgcttgaaaacgcgtcaaacaataacgatTTTGAATCGAAACGCGTCGAACCGGTTGCACAATTGTAGACACAAGAGCTGCAATTGTTGTTTATCAAACTTAAATTCATTCATTCATGATAAAAATAAGAATccaaggctcctatttatagctAACTAGAAAGACTCCTAAACCGATTAAGGAAACAAGTTTTCTTAAACCGATCTCTTAGATCTACTCATGTAGATTATGACTCCTATGACAATTCTGATTGCTTTATTACACACTCCTTAAAGATATAGGAAATACTTGCCTAAAAGGAAATAGGAAAATAATAACCGACATAATCCGGAAATGGAAACTTGGACACTTCCCTAAACCGAATAAACTTAGATTTAGGAAACTAGAACTTCTAACACAACTAGGAAATAAATAACTTATACTTCTAGGAAATAATAAAACTAATTCAACTAGGATATGACTTCTTTTAGGAAAGAAGTCTCAACACCTCTTCCTAGGGTGCCAAGTAACCGATTGAAACAGCTGCTGAAACTGCCTTCTGACTGAACAGTCGTGGTGGAGACTGTTTATTTAGTCTAATCCTTACATCAAATTcgtatcatcccctccccctttcaAAGAAATTGTCGTCAATTCATGATGTTTCAATACTCTGGGATCAAATATGAACCTTACAAATTTAAATGCAAAATCGATGTTGAACTTTAGCAATGAACTAGAATCATCTTTTAGCTCATCATCTTCGATACAAACATCAAACTCATTCGTCTTTTTTCTCATGAGATCGACTTTTCAACCTGTTCTTCTCGTGCTCTTCATGTTCTTGCCATCCAACCTTCCACCCTTCATGCACGAAATTATTTGAAATAAATTTCAATCTACACTCTTTATTATCGTTAAATTTCCTCACCAACACCCAAGTAAAGAAATTAGCACCATAATTTCTATCACCATACAAGAACTCATCTATATACGAATCCAATGGAGATTTATATTTGCCCTTCATCAACATTGGTTTGACATGAATTAGATTGCTACGAATTGAATTAAACaccaatgtcgattcttcaacaaTTTCTTTTTGCTCTTCTTTATTACAATCAACCTTAtcaaaatttatttctttttgatAACCATTCTCATCAAAATCCATAGACTTTGTAACCTCACAATCAAGGGTATCAATTGTTTCCTCATCACCATAATTGTCAAATATTGGAGGACGATTTAAATCCAGGGAAGAATTATTGCTGCCGTCTTTTAACTCCTCCTTGTTTAGCTCTTGTTCAAGTTCATCTTTCATAGCAAACATTGTTAGACCCGGTCTTTTGTCACGACCATATTGCATATTACGAACTGCTTCGGACGACATAGGCCTCAAGACGATTTTCTTTCCATTAGATAAGAGAAGATATTCATTGCTCCGACCTTTATGTGTCACATCTCTATCAAATTGTcaaggtctccctaaaataatatgacaagcatccataaGGACTACATCGCATAAAACCTCAGCTTTgtaagtgtaatactacggttttatgagtctttggctactctatcgagtggggcttactctgtcgagtaagtagtttttgacgcaaaacagtagtctgcctgtagggtactcgatcgagtaagttgggtactcgatcgagtaagtggttttacgggttttgttaataatgcgggaatggtatataaggctttcgtcacttttctcaaaacacttttacaacctaaaaACCTTCAAGAAAAGATTgggagttacgttgaatcatcctcgccgcattattagaaaattccggagctagaggtgtcggatttcatcgttctttacaccgttgtgatccttgtgttgagggtaagctttacatataatttttatactgttttgttaaagttggttaaaccctaatttggggatttgggggttttatgattgtATGGTCAAGGTAGTAATTCTATGAATgtttgtataggaggagggttcgtagaagagaggttttgagatagctgctagatcgtctgattatGTGATtgcgttccaggtagggtttccctactcggtattaattacataatgtgtggtgattgtgctgtagttagtgattgttaaTTGATTCAGATGGTTGTGATTtcgtattgttgattgattcatacggttgtgatttcgtattgttgattgattcagacggttgtgatttcatattgttgattgattcagacggttgttgattttatgttgtggttactgtttaactgtctgtgatcttcggggtgcgtccctggctgagtggagtcacttgcgggagtggcttcacgcccttgattcgccttctgtggaacccgccacataagggatgtgcacattaatgaacatgggtttatcgctcgatgaagatgagcggggcttaggtgggaacggctgcggtcccccactggcggtgtggagtatctgttgcgatggatactctggcagggctacacactttagtgtgtagtcagttgtgtggaaattattatggagtttggaggattgttgtgttgttgagctgtttgtgtacttgttggTTGTGGCTttgtgttgtgtaattagtactgaccccgtttaatgttttaaaaactgtggtgatctattcggggtggtgagcagttattgagcaggtatgagctgatgcgtatgggataactgggaggagtcaccacgatgcagtttagaagtcttccgctgtgtcttgatagttttatagtcttttgatagtagacagttttggagaacttgtatctctttatcagttttggtttttggcatgtaatcacgttaaacgttatttactatttaagtatgtttctttattgtctgatgattatcattgcctcgggtaaccgagatggtgacgctcctatacctgagtggtcctggtaaggcacttggagtatgggggtgtcacaaagtggtatcagagcgacgatactaaaacctgtaaccaatgaatctaatgaacatagggagtcaaaataaaatgaacccggggtagaagttgtaggagctaatgcaaaggcttgggagacgtcctaaagtcgcgaactcgccctacaattttgaaccggtcaccatgggatatgagtcgggatcgctatgtgtttatcttgtgaattgtgtatctttgtagaaaagtgtggtatgaatcggtggatgtatgtatgtgtagaatggggaatgtgtagagaaagatgataatgaagtgattttatacattattgattgaaagcatgatagttgttttacgacatggcattatagaaatacggaaagaaagtttgtttggtttgatttatacatagagttatgtatatatatatatatatatatatatatatgttgttggtagggttgtacgagtttatatagctgaaagtttgagtaagagcatgaataattggtggaaaacgatgaataattgttgcatgataatatgatttatgattaagcatgttatatgatggaagttattttatagtgttgttatgctagtaacatgtgaataggagacttgatgtcatatatttgtgattttgtttacgtaaagttatataataaaaacatgcgagtaatatgtgattggtaagtgagatatgaccgttttacgaaaactggacagtgctgagaaatgcgtagggtactcgatcgagtggcccttactcgatcgagtgaacctcttgttactcgatcgagtagccctgttAATTTGTTATACGTttctctgaccttcacctactcgatcgaataagtcattaactcgatcgagtggcctgtactcgatctagtgacccctgttttgggtcatatgcttatcttttgacttcgttgcatattatgtttaattcaaaagtgttattttgcttctgtatgcattgttttacgtatgtattGGTCCTGATgcataagttacccaatcttatgatgtaaggagcggcacctgtggtgagtgtgagtttggtggggaggacatgagttatatgcggttgtgataggtattggaaaagaaaagaaggattggtaaggcttcttaaggcatggagcatgttttgtgagaagagaagagtgatatgattttgtgttgagtaatgtaaaagtaagtaaatatgggcaagggatgatgtgagtctaaggaacgtgagaatgaaaagattgaaaggaaagaTGTGGatggtggcaacttgagatgtttAAAGAAATATGgaaggagatggttaggaatcgtgtgggttaagaatatatgtaatgaaaggtcgttttagaggaattgagaagagtggtatatagtgaacttaatggagacatgtcgcgatgtggatttgcagATAATGAGTGAGTTTAttaatttgtattatcaagaggtgaaactaatgtgtgatttccttgggcaagtaacgatataaaatgagttttgggattctagaaaagaaaaaaaaagggtgaATGGTGAttagtgtgagtgatagcatgataagagacaatccatagtaagaaagagtgagatgatactgatattgtaatactacggattttataggctggtactcgaccgagtatggcctactcggtcgagtagagtgtgtcgtgtagcctgtttggctactgcccaggaacactcggccgagtatgctgaacactcgaccgagtagtgggtactcggccgagtatactttatactcgaccgagtatccggtctgtcgGGTATTATtcccgcggttttgattaaaatgattagagattattTATATAATCGTTTGTTAGTTTCTAAAGGCATTTTCttccaaaaacataaactacgtttctCCCCCCTCTAATCATtttcatcaattccaaggcaaaggtcatcgattgtgggt
Encoded here:
- the LOC141599960 gene encoding heat stress transcription factor A-5 — translated: MDLMPSISITNNTGGGGGGGGSGGGPAPFLLKTYEMVDDSSTDEIVSWSSSNNSFIVWNPLEFARLLLPTYFKHNNFSSFIRQLNTYGFHKIDPERWEFQNEEFVKDKKHLLKNIHRRKPIHSHSHPPPDPERAAFEEEIEKLTREKNELDAKVSSFRMRECLVKSHLEDIRQRLSGMDQRQENLLTLLHKSVQNPAFVEHLSQKIEAMDLSAYNKKRRLPQADNILPVPENYLPDNQSHGKHDVSTVYQQDMSNKLKLELSTAVSNINLVSNSTHSSNEDWASPPRKSLAVELDDAEMEMNTLPFATETLPPSEPETCLAFKMDTSLSDKFGTKELPSLQPSIVLSEEGEGHICCQLNLSLASSSIQVDQNASSGRVTQTQMDVDVGGAIEMRPYSSGESRDEIRSSLKENNPLNSTVKNNKDTMPAGPPRVNDVFWEQFLTERPGTSGAEEASSSYRALPSDEQEEKESSHGMSKTAKNLGKLTL